In Parcubacteria group bacterium CG10_big_fil_rev_8_21_14_0_10_36_14, the sequence ATGTTATTTTTTAGCTGTACACCAAAAGGACCATAGTCCCAAGTATTTGCTAATCCGCCATAAATCTCCGAACCGGGAAATACAAAACCTCTGCGCTTGCAAAGTGAAATAATTTTTTCCATTTTATTATCCATATTGAATATAGTATTAAGTATCAAGTATTATGTATTAAGTATAACTATTTTTAGGTTTTATTTGTAACATACTACCCATCAATATAATAAATAATCCAGTAACCAAGTACTCTGGATATCTTACAAATAACATCCCATATCTTTCACAATTTGAAGCTTCTGGCTTCGTATTACACTCCGCGGTTGATATGGTAGTAAATGGGGGTTCTATGCTTGAGGCTCTAGTAGCAATAAATCCTATATATATCGTACCCAATAATACTAAAATAATCCCGATGTTCTGAAGCGTTAAAAACCTCCTAGACCCGAATTTCTCGAAAAAGATTATTGATGCAACAACTACCGCCAAGATTATTATTAGTGGCACAATGTAATCAAAGATTTTTGTTTGCTTAAACCAAAATCCTATATTCATTTTTTCAATAAGAGACAATAGTCCCAGATAACAAAAAAGTCCAACCACGATGCCTCCTACTGAAAGACAAATTATGTCAGTTAATGATTTTTTAGTTTTTTTCTTTTTCCCCATACTAAATACTTAATACTAAATACCCGATACTTCCCCTATACCGTCATCACTTCTTTCTCTTTTTCTTCCGCCATTTCTTTTATGTTTGCATTATAATCGGAACATTTTTTATCAAGATCGTCCTGGATTTTAAATCTGCGGTCTTCGGCAATTTCTTTATCTTCTTCAGCTTTCAAAATTTCGTCTTTTATTCTTTCACGGAGCTGACGTATCTTTATGCGCGCGGCTTCTGCCTTTTCATGAGCAAGTTTTACCAACTCTTTTCGCGACTCTTCTGTAAGCGCAGGGATTGCTATACGTAAAAAGTTACCTTCATTTACAGGGTTGAGGTTCTTACCGCTGTTTCTTATGGCGCTTTCAATTTCTTTCATAAGAGATTTATCCCATGGATCAACGACGATTGTTCTGGCGTCTGGTATATTAACAGAAGCAACGCCCTTTAAGGCCATCTTTCCGCCATAAGCATCTACTATAATATTATCCACCATTGCAGCGTTTGCCCTGCCTGTGCGAAGTCCGGCTAAATCCTCCTTTAAAAAATTGGTAATTTCACTAAATTCCTCCTGATATTGAGATAAGTCCATAGATTATTATAGTCCGTGCCTTATAACCCGTAACTATTATATTACGAACTACAGGCGCGCACCACTTATTTACTAAATTGTGTTGTTCCTAAATAAAGTATATTTCCATCTTTTGGATGCACTATTAGAGCCGTTCCCACTCTACTAGTTGGCAATTTTTTTGTTACCCAGTTGCTCCCACCATCAAAAGAAGAATAAAACGTACTGGCCGTAGAATAGTATAACTCTTTTTCATCATTCGGATTGACAGCAAAGGCATAAATCCGTGTTGACCGTTCCGGCGTAAGAAGTTTTATCGCCTGCCACGTATCTCCGGCATCTTTTGATCTTGTTATTCCATATTTTGAAGTTAGATAAATATTTTTGCCGTCCATAGTCATATCTATGTCATAAATTTCATTAGAATCTCTAAAATCTTTCATATTTTCGCGTAAATCCTTCCATGTTTTACCCTTATCATTACTCCTCCAAAGACCATCATTTTGTAAAGCTACAAAAATAATATTGGAATCAGTTGGATAAATCGCAATTTTCTGAACTTTATTATTAAATCTATGAATAGTACTCCAGCTTACACCCGCATCAATGCTTTTCAATAAATCTCCCTTTGAAAGTCCGGCATACAAAATTTTGTTATCAGATGGATCTACTGCTAAAAAGCTTACATAAATATCGGCTCTTGTGTCAAAATAAGTATCATCCCAAGTTCTTGCGCAATCAGAACTCTTATATATCTTATTCTGTAAAGCGGTAAAAATAGTGCATTTATCTTTGTAATCAATAGCAACAGAATTTACGTATCCACTTCCCAAACTATCTACATATCTCCAGCTTCTTGCCCCATCCCAACTATAAAAAAGCCCATTTCCGGCAGAAGAAAGATACATCGCATTAGAATCTTGCGGATCAAAGTTGATATCATAGATATTGGTTTCATTTATATTACCGATACCTTCGGCTGTTGGCACTGTATTTGTTTGCGCCCAGATAACGCCTTTATCTCCGCTTTTGAATATTCCACCATCAGCGCCCTGACCATCAGATGGACCAATCGTTATACAACCGACA encodes:
- a CDS encoding ribosome recycling factor, with protein sequence MDLSQYQEEFSEITNFLKEDLAGLRTGRANAAMVDNIIVDAYGGKMALKGVASVNIPDARTIVVDPWDKSLMKEIESAIRNSGKNLNPVNEGNFLRIAIPALTEESRKELVKLAHEKAEAARIKIRQLRERIKDEILKAEEDKEIAEDRRFKIQDDLDKKCSDYNANIKEMAEEKEKEVMTV